Proteins from one Lonchura striata isolate bLonStr1 chromosome 6, bLonStr1.mat, whole genome shotgun sequence genomic window:
- the LOC110469803 gene encoding exocyst complex component 3-like protein 2: protein MNRRKHSWAAIVGGGNKKGEKMAGENARMLPKATREERKKQEAKRKEKLKTLAGKLLKTAVGGKEKVEKAGAEDVAGNLLKRPSSRKGVERGLPAEETICRFIEQGKFLEACDQIHNLEHSGSDGMGKSESLYVLLAERMWTVVGEALGGSDRMLLEPLQSVGESLKWEKQKEAERLGNGLETDSVSTWSPNFWRKDLEEKLIQYMTAKIPLFASSANTDETALKQHLSHLEMTFLPSLEHRSDVFKEAGLLVTYAHCCHASLCSHLATLTDRNCFSFSQSLLIHGWIIKMYKRGSQACERPGHSPQHSLSPGAQCLVWILWKTEEKLLAIARKEVGKALKEAFDIGKPPCADTAVIEILTEKTETARRVSESLSEKVEAECLEECLRFLESYEDEVRSFLQLDGCPQICSSLRILENCCLLRTVWHKLTYICSVSTDQNVKVNGFLHRMEDDIMEHFLQTITTKVKGTLKDHFKKCDSGFDHILESLKQNFLTFGKKKTDIYEALVKAANAIIITEYMQALLTTPRKPSVMQRRRIVNKMEEDHRMMQAIFKECLGPAAGSLKDPIKAILELVQTSDPEGMKIALLPILKEFPDLRKEHLSAVLDMKDSLSREDRAALLKAFHDNCRELETEANMLFADIEVKPSKCGLCGCLCC, encoded by the exons ATGAACAGGAGAAAGCATTCCTGGGCAGCCATTGTGGGAGGAGGCAACAAGAAGGGGGAGAAAATGGCTGGGGAAAATGCAAGAATGCTGCCCAAGGCCACACGTGAGGAGAGAAAGAAGCAGGAGgcaaagaggaaagagaaattgAAAACCTTGGCTGGCAAATTGCTGAAGACTGCGGTTGGTGGGAAGGAAAAGGTGGAGAAGGCTGGTGCTGAGGATGTGGCAGGGAATTTGCTGAAGAGGCCAAGCAGTAGGAAAGGAGTGGAGAGAGGGCTGCCTGCAG AGGAAACCATCTGCAGATTCATTGAGcaaggaaaatttttggaagctTGTGATCAAATTCATAATCTGGAGCATTCTGGAAGTGATGGTATGGGGAAGTCTGAATCACTTTATGTGCTGCTGGCTGAACGAATGTGGACTGTAGTGGGAGAAGCATTGGGTGGAAGTGATAGGATGCTCCTGGAGCCATTGCAGTCAGTGGGGGAATCACTGAAGtgggagaagcagaaggaagcagAGCGGCTTGGCAACGGCCTAGAGACAGATTCTGTTTCCACCTGGAGCCCaaacttctggagaaaagatCTGGAGGAAAAGCTAATACAGTACATGACTGCCAAGATCCCCCTGTTTGCTTCCTCTGCTAACACAGATGAGACTGCACTAAAACAACACCTGAGTCATCTGGAAATGACGTTTCTCCCCAGTCTGGAGCACAGAAGTGATGTCTTCAAGGAAGCAGGATTGCTCGTCACCTATGCCCACTGCTGTCATGCCTCTTTGTGTTCTCACCTGGCCACACTTACTGACAGGAACTGTTTCAGCTTCAGCCAAAGCCTTTTAATTCATGGATGGATCATTAAAATGTACAAAAG AGGCAGCCAGGCATGTGAGAGAcccgggcacagcccccagcacagcctttcCCCTGGTGCACAGTGCCTCGTGTGGATTCTCTGGAAGACTGAGGAAAAGCTACTTGCAATCGCACGG AAGGAAGTAGGGAAAGCACTGAAAGAAGCCTTTGATATTGGGAAACCCCCTTGTGCAGACACTGCAGTCATTGAG ATACTAACAGAGAAGACAGAGACTGCCAGGCGAGTCAGCGAGAGCCTGAGTGAGAAGGTGGAAGCTGAGTGCCTGGAGGAGTGCCTGAGGTTCCTGGAGAG CTATGAAGATGAAGTAAGAAGCTTTCTCCAGCTTGATGGCTGCCCACAGATCTGCAGCAGCCTACGAATCCTGGAGAATTGCTGCCTTCTCAG aactgTCTGGCATAAGCTAACATACATTTGCAGTGTCAGCACTGACCAGAATGTTAAGGTAAATGGATTTCTACACAGGATGGAAGATGACATTATGGAGCATTTTCTGCAGACTATCACTACTAAAGTCAAG GGAACACTGAAGGACCACTTCAAAAAGTGTGACAGTGGTTTTGACCACATCCTTGAATCCTTAAAGCAAAACTTTTTGacctttgggaagaaaaaaacagatataTATGAG GCCCTCGTCAAGGCTGCCAATGCCATCATTATTACAGAATACATGCAGGCCCTCCTGACCACTCCCAGGAAACCATCTGTTATGCAGAGGAGGAGGATTGTCAACAAGATGGAAGAAGATCATAGGATGATGCAAGCCATCTTTAAAGAGTGCTTA ggtcctgcagctggtTCTCTCAAGGATCCcataaaagcaattttagaGCTTGTTCAAACTTCTGATCCTGAGGGGATGAAAATAGCACTTCTGCCCATTCTAAAAGAATTTCCAGACCTCAG